The DNA region TGTGCTCTTGTCTCGACCAAATGTATGCCACTTTTCGAGGTAAAAATCAAGATTCCTATACTATTTGATCGATGAGATATCCTTCCTCGCAATTTCGCATGCCCTAGTTCAAGAATCAAGATATGCACACTTCAGCTGAGTTTTgagtttctttctttttattagtTAAGAATGATTCATGTAGTATATTTAAGTGCTCAATTGACAGCTCTGTTAGTTGTGTTAATAATATGAAAACTGCCTGATTAGCTTTAAATGCTTGGTTTGGCTTGACTTTATCGAATTATTGAAATGTTATTATCATTGGTATAATATTTCTTAGAAACGATGAGAGCTGAATTACCACTGTTCATGTATCCAACAATGAACAAGGTTTCTAGTTTCTACTTCTGCTTCAACAGATAATTGACTTTCATTCGATTCTCACACTGCTCTCCTTCTGAAAATTTCCAGAATTGAAGTTGACATACGAAGGAAGGTAAATTGATAACACTACATAATGGATCGGCCAAAAGTTCGTGGCCCGCTTCCTTATGAATTGGCAAAGCCTTGGAAAGAGAACAATGAGGCTACATCAAGGGGGTTCATGCTAAGCCATCCAAATTGTACTGATCCCAGTAAGAAACCTCAGGAGTTAAGTTTTCAAGAGGCTAAACCAATACTTAATTATTCAATCCAGACAGGTGAGGAATTTGCACTTGAGTTTATGGACCATGTGAATCCTAGGAAACCATCTGTTTCAAACACACCTTATTCTCATGGATCTGTCCAACCAGCTCCACATACATCATCAGACTACGGAGCATTTGATAGTTCATCCATAGTTGTCAATAGCGCCCGTAGCGCTAGCTATAGCGAATAGCGTAGCGTAGCGCCCACTTGTAGCTATAAGGGGCTATAGGCTACGCACTTTCAAATAGCCCCGCTTTTGTAGCTATAGCTCCTATAGCGCCAAAAGCTATTGCCCCTTGTAGCGACgcttttacaaaattaatattaattatgacttTTTTATCTCcccaaaaattttaaatttcaaaatttttttttgactCTTCCTTTTCTTTGCACTCttcttttattctcttattattttttcctctctagtcttttccaattattttctcttctttcctcTAATCTTATTTCTACATTTCTTCTCTAGCCTATTCTTAtccctctttctcttctctaGCCTTTTCTTATCctttattctcttattttctCTTCATCTACACATTTAAGAAGCTCGAAGGCAATCACATCTAAGTCAAGGGGGAAAAGACCAATAGAAATATCTAACACATTTGATATTTTAGATGAATTTGATTACATTGAAAAAAGTGAAGAAGAGAATGATTCCAAACATTATGCAATTttaaatgaagaagatgatcttgatcttgatgaagaaaatgatgacaatgaattttagattatgttttgaactttttctagTTTAAGAATTGAtggttttttgttttaaacttttatttttgtgatgttttttatttttagtatttacatgttttttacgctttattttcaaatagcccTCGCTACACTATTCGCTTTACGCTATAGCCATGAGCAGCTTTGGCGCTATTTAGCGCTATACGCTATTGACAACTATGAGTTCATCAAGGAAGATTAAGGTCTTATGCAGTTTTGGTGGTCGAATTCTTCCTCGGCCAAGTGATGGTAAACTTAGGTATGTCGGGGGTGAAACCcatattttctctataaaaaataacataaattggCAGAAGCTTTGGAAGAAAGTCATAGCTATTTATAGCCACACTCATGTAATTAAGTATCAGCTTCCTGGGGAGGATCTTGATGCATTAGTATCTATCTCTTATGATGAGGATATTCAGAATATGATGGAGGAATGTCACATCTTAGGCTATGGAGAAGGGTCAAAGAAACTaagaatgtttttattttccatGACTGATCTAGATGATGCTCATTTTAGTTTGGGGAGCAGTAATGCTGATTCTGAGATTCAATATGTTGTTGCTGTCAATTCCTTGGATACAGGATCATTGAATAACATGAACTTGCATGGAATGAAAAGCACTTCAGGCAATAAACTAGATAATGAGCCTCATGCTGATTATATTCTTTTCACTATGGGGCATGTTCCACTGCCCTCTCAAGGAGAACTGATTATGTCCAGAGTGAAGAGTGATGGTTCAATCCTGCAGGAGTTTGGAAATTATTTCACACAACCTTCTGTAAATAGTTTTGTCTTGCAGGCAGAGGCTGTTGATGGAAAACTCAAAGATCCTTTTCCTCTATTCCAAGAACTAGAAGGAGAATTCTCATTGTCATCAAAGAATGAGGAAACACACCATGTTCCTGTAAGAATATCTTCATCTTTTGCCAATTTCAATGAATATCAGGTTCTTCAATCTCGTGACAATTCATGCAAGGCTTATAATGGTGTGCTTACTTCTGGATGTGCCAACTCTGTCTCTGACCCTCTAGATTTGAGTTACCTTGAATCAGTACTTCCTCGGAGGACCTTTTACTCTGAGAGGATCCCTCGTGAGCAGTCAGATTTACTAATCAGGTTATCAAAGTCGGATGATTCATTTGGTTCTCAATTGCTATCTGGCCATCCACATTCTGGGTCAACAACAAAAGATTTTAGTTCTGATCCAGTTCAAAAGTTGCAGAATGAAAATCTCCTTCACCCTGATCAGCTTATCTTGTCTCAAAATCCAACTTCAGTAGATCCACATGTTTTAAATGATGAAATTATGCAGCCCCCGTCATTGAAACATGTGTTTTCAGATACTGTTGTTAAAGATCCTATAGATGAGGGTAGAAAGCATAGACCTTACAATGAAGCAACATTTTATAAGGATATGAAGAAGGATCTCTTGGTTAATGGAAGAACTGAAGTTGGAAGTCAAGGAACCATTTCTGTGAACCAATTGGGTCTTATAAAGTACCATGAAGATACTTTGCATGGTATCCCTGACAAGACTGAGGACAATGCAATTGATAACTTTAAAGGAGGTTCTCAACCATCTTCCTGGATGGAAAGCTCAACCAAGGATGCTTATCAAGGGGATCCCATGTCTGGGGATTCCAAACCAGAACACGGAGATATCCTTATTGATATCAATGATCGATTCCCACTGGATTTCCTTTCTGATATATTCTCAAAGTCACTTCTTTCAGATGATGACTTCCCTAGCATTAATAAATTGCAGCGGAATGGATCAGGTTTGAGCTTGAACATAAAAAATCAGGATCCTAAACATTGGTCATTTTTCCAGAAATTAGCTGGAGCCGGATTTGCTCAGGGGGATATGTCTCTTATTGACCAAGATCATTTTGGTTATTCATCGGGACTGCCAAATGTTGCTGAAGAAGTTTCTCTTACTAATGATTTTTCACAATTTACAACAGATATTCAATTAAGCCATGTGGATTCCAAAATCAACTATGGTGGAGAAGAAGATCACCAAGAATTGAATGGTGCATCGTTAGA from Impatiens glandulifera chromosome 5, dImpGla2.1, whole genome shotgun sequence includes:
- the LOC124940564 gene encoding uncharacterized protein LOC124940564, whose translation is MDRPKVRGPLPYELAKPWKENNEATSRGFMLSHPNCTDPSKKPQELSFQEAKPILNYSIQTGEEFALEFMDHVNPRKPSVSNTPYSHGSVQPAPHTSSDYGAFDSSSRKIKVLCSFGGRILPRPSDGKLRYVGGETHIFSIKNNINWQKLWKKVIAIYSHTHVIKYQLPGEDLDALVSISYDEDIQNMMEECHILGYGEGSKKLRMFLFSMTDLDDAHFSLGSSNADSEIQYVVAVNSLDTGSLNNMNLHGMKSTSGNKLDNEPHADYILFTMGHVPLPSQGELIMSRVKSDGSILQEFGNYFTQPSVNSFVLQAEAVDGKLKDPFPLFQELEGEFSLSSKNEETHHVPVRISSSFANFNEYQVLQSRDNSCKAYNGVLTSGCANSVSDPLDLSYLESVLPRRTFYSERIPREQSDLLIRLSKSDDSFGSQLLSGHPHSGSTTKDFSSDPVQKLQNENLLHPDQLILSQNPTSVDPHVLNDEIMQPPSLKHVFSDTVVKDPIDEGRKHRPYNEATFYKDMKKDLLVNGRTEVGSQGTISVNQLGLIKYHEDTLHGIPDKTEDNAIDNFKGGSQPSSWMESSTKDAYQGDPMSGDSKPEHGDILIDINDRFPLDFLSDIFSKSLLSDDDFPSINKLQRNGSGLSLNIKNQDPKHWSFFQKLAGAGFAQGDMSLIDQDHFGYSSGLPNVAEEVSLTNDFSQFTTDIQLSHVDSKINYGGEEDHQELNGASLENLTLVSNYNPSQDEIRSVGPPPLNPSLGEIDISTLQIINNGDLEELKELGSGTFGTVYHGKWRGTDVAIKRIKKSCFTARLSEQERLTVEFWREADILSKLHHPNVVAFYGVVQNGPGGTLATVTEYMVDGSLRHVLLHKDRHLDRRRRLIIAMDAAFGMEYLHSKNIVHFDLKCDNLLVDLIDPSRPICKVGDFGLSKIKRNTLVSGGVRGTLPWMAPELLNGSSNKVSEKVDVFSFGIVLWEILTVEEPYANMHYGAIIGGIVNNTLRPSIPSYCDLEWRELMEQCWAPSPPARPSFTEIASRLRVMSKEQLHKACQPT